From Impatiens glandulifera chromosome 7, dImpGla2.1, whole genome shotgun sequence:
attttatacCACAATTATAATACACAAGGTATACAATTTTGAAAAGACCTTGATTGGGATTATCGAGAAACTGGAATTAGATCTTGGAAATGATCTACTTTCCTCTTCTTGTTCTATTGCTCAGAAGCGTCCAACATAGACAATGAAATCGAAAAGAGttcaatattataatagagaATCCAAAGTGTATATTTCAATCTAaatctaaatattcattttccaattcatttaaattattaattaatccgTTAAATGCGGATCTCTGTTGTATAGTACTAGGAACAGGAAATTATGTTTAGGGAGAGTTGTTTATAGAGAATAActattttatacatatatatatatttttatttttttttattttctgatGTCAATTTCAATGACGtaaattgatttgtttttaattataaatgtcaAATAGTCTCAATTGAGGCAAAGATAGTTAATTCTAACTCTATACGCCTCGTTCGGATTTGGATTATTGTAATAATCTAGAGGGGGAAATGagtaataattaatgatgattttgaggaaatgtgaatttttttggtaaaattacttaaaatgtattgatatataataataaaataataaatagtaatttaaaataaaaggtattttagtattttggataATAAATTGAGTAATATAATTGATGAGAGAGGGAGTGAAAAGATATTTGAGTgagttgagttatttaaataaccttaaCCGAACAaggccatatatatataaatcaaacaagaacctgaatttattattaaaataaacaaataaatatattatgggATGTCAGGTGTATCTTCTTGACAAATAAGATGAACGGTTGgatttgaagaaaatatggatCTGAAACACTAGGATTTACTTACTACTACTAGTTTCGACTTTTGCTTTGGCGCTTCGTTGACATCTGATACCAGAGTATagaaagagagagagggagagaggagGTGTTCTATGGATGCAGCAGCCATGGCAGCAGCAATAAAACCAGTTATCAAAGTTACAGCTATCTGCGGTTCTCTTCGCAAAGCCTCTTTCAATCGAGGACTCATCCGCGCTggttctcttctcttctcttctcttctctctctgGCTACTGGTAGTAAGTTAACTCTTGTGCTTTGTTGAAATTGAATATGCTTGTTTTCGTTCATAGCTTTGCAGATAAGCAAGGAGATCGATGGACTAGAAATTAAGTACGTTGACATAGCGGCGCTTCCCTTGATGAATACTGATCTTGAGGTCGACGGAACCTATCCATCAGCTGTTGAGGTTTTCCGTCAGAAAGTTCAGGAAGCCGATAGCATCCTTTTCGCTTCGCCGGAATACAATTACGGCATAGCCGGTaccctcttcttcttcttctattatCCCTCTAATCTACTCTTCATTACTTTTCAAACATGCATATCTGGATCTTGAGATTTCATCAACCGCAAATAGATTTTGCAAATGAAATTTGTTTACGTGGATTTGATCTTTGTATATATGGATCTATCTCCATAACGAATTCTATTCTGGATAGATCTAAACTTACAGTATTTCACATCTACAATATAATCTTCACGAATCTCGAATGATTGAATTAATGTTTCTGACAAACAATTAATGTTTGATTCATCTAGAGCAACCACAGACACCTGTTATAGAAGATATTCTAACATAATCTTTGTTCGTTTCTGAATTCTAAATAACAgttttgattgttgttgttgttgttacaTTAGCACCACTGAAGAATGCAATCGATTGGGCTTCAAGGCCACCAAATTGTTTCTCTGATAAACCAGCTGCTGTGGTGAGTGCTGGAGGATTCTTTGGTGGAGGTCGATCTCAGTACCATCTAAGACAATCTGGTGTTTTTCTTGATCTTCATTTCATAAATAAGCCTGAACTCAGCTTGAATGCATTTCAACCGCCTGCAAAGTTTGACGACGAAGGAAACTTGATTGATGAAGAGGCAAAATTGAAACTGAAACAAGTTCTCTTATCCTTGAAGGCGCATACGTTACGCCTTCAAAGTTAATGTCGCAGTCTAGATCGAAATTTCGTccgaggaggaggaggagaagaagaagaaaggtgTCGTTTCCATCTAACTTTCTTTATTTAGCATTATGTAAAATTTCAAGTTGGCAAATTTGATACTTTCATTCTTTTGCCAAACTCAGGAAAATAAAAAGGATTTCCATACCGCTCATGTGGTGAAATTAAATGGTTTCAATTTGATATATTACATGTTACATATGTTTCTAtttcaaaaaatgaaaattgttttttatgttcAAGTAAGTAAAAATTTAACAATAGACATCCCTCAACAGTTTCAAAATTGATAATCTAtcattaaactaaaaaaaattaatgttttagtTGAACGACGttataaaataactcaaatcatACACTTCGATTCAGACTTTgaggggttatttgaaattatttggtTAAACTTATTAGTCGATCATGCTTGTGTTTTTTTAAGTAGCAGCAAACTTATTTGCATCATTATCGACACAAAACTATGCTAAACTAGTATAATGTCATTGCGATACaaagattaatcaaatttatatgttGTCATCTTCATTGTCGTCAATTTCATTATAGTCGTCATCAAAATGGTCTTCCTCTTCTTAGTCGTTAATGTTTATGGTCTCAACAAAATGAGTTTCGGTAATTGGAGCATCTTCGTGTTCgttttcatcatcatctttcttAAAAAAGTTCGGAAATAAACCATATAATTTGTAATGTAACTCTAAAacgtttttattttaacaaaattgaCAATATCTAACAAATTGAATATCACATACTCACATCTATATCATTGTCATCATATTTGTCATCAATATTTATGGTCTGAACATTAAGAATTTCAGTGGTTAGGGACAGTCTAGTGATCGTCTTCTTTCTTTCATCGGTGTCTTTGTCATCATCAAGAAAAAACAAAggataacaaattttataagaagACATTCAATAGCTCACCAACtcttctttttcaatttttttatcctCATTTGGTTAACCAGCAAATCTCATTTCACAACCATTATTCTTTCTTTCTAAATTGATCAATCTTATCCACCAATATTCTTTATTCTTAATCTAATGACATCAATTCGAACATTTTGTACATCAACCATCTTATATTGTTACCGCGACCTCTCTTACCTCCATTTCGACAAATCAACCATttcaaaagagaaagaaagaaaggatgACCAATTTATAAAAAGACATTCATTTCATTTGTTTTCTCAATAGCTCACTAACcacttcatcttcctcttctaACTTCTTTTATCCTCGTTTCGATCAACCAACAAATCTAATTTCACCACAATTATTCTTTCTTCCTAAATTGAccaatcttatttatatattaaccaCCAATAATCTTTGTTCTTAATCTCGTGACATCACTTCGAGCATTTTGTACATATAATTACTAAAACCTCTCTTATTTCATtttggcaaaccaaccaccaatccaaTCGAactctcatctcatgacctcacttATACACTTTGGTCAACCAAgtatctcattcacatatttaacaacCAAAAATTTTTCTTCCCCGATGTACCTTTTTTTTGAGCATTTTACTCCACAACCATctcatttacatatttaacaacCAAAAATTATTGTTCTCCAATGGACCACTTTTCAAGCATTTTACACCACAACTATTTCATACCGGCCTCTACCCTCACTTTGGCAAACAAACCACAATTCAATCAACTTATTTTCTTGTGACCTCATTTTACCACCAATATCTCATTTGTAATCAGACTTCTTTATCGCTTGATAAACCATCCATTAATCCTAATTTAGGCCTCTCAACTCATTCACTTATTTAACAAGCAAAATAGTGTTTGTTTCTCTAATGAACTCTCGTTACTAATAATATCGTACTGTAATATCATTTCGAGCATCTTTTGCACCCCAACCATATC
This genomic window contains:
- the LOC124945641 gene encoding NADPH:quinone oxidoreductase; this translates as MDAAAMAAAIKPVIKVTAICGSLRKASFNRGLIRAALQISKEIDGLEIKYVDIAALPLMNTDLEVDGTYPSAVEVFRQKVQEADSILFASPEYNYGIAAPLKNAIDWASRPPNCFSDKPAAVVSAGGFFGGGRSQYHLRQSGVFLDLHFINKPELSLNAFQPPAKFDDEGNLIDEEAKLKLKQVLLSLKAHTLRLQS